From the Diospyros lotus cultivar Yz01 chromosome 13, ASM1463336v1, whole genome shotgun sequence genome, one window contains:
- the LOC127789106 gene encoding threonine--tRNA ligase, mitochondrial 1-like, translating into MSISNSQQASSAYWRGNKDHESLQRVYGISFPDQKRQKVRGMKFVRDVRRQLSQIMQKIAKGWNSIIDEPFRNTLS; encoded by the exons ATGTCCATCTCAAATAGCCAACAG GCTTCATCAGCATATTGGAGGGGAAATAAAGATCATGAAAGTTTACAAAGAGTGTATGGGATATCATTTCCTGATCAAAAACGACAGAAG GTGCGAGGAATGAAGTTTGTTAGAGATGTTCGAAGACAATTATCTCAAATAATGCAGAAGATAGCTAAAGGTTGGAATTCAATCATTGATGAACCTTTTAGGAACACTTTGTCCTGA